Part of the Flavobacterium alkalisoli genome is shown below.
CTTTGGATATAATCCAGTTAGCAGAGAATGAAGGGAAGTATCCCCATTTGTTGTTAGGTCCGAATCTTGAGGAAGCATCTGCCCTTAGTGTAGCTGTAGCAAAGTATTTGTTGTCGTAACCATAGGTTCCTGAACCGAAGAAAGACAACAGACTCCATTGACTGGCAGAACCTGAACTGTATGGGTAAGGAGTATTATCGCTGCCCAACCCACCATAATCAAGATAGCGGAAAGGATCGGTAGTATTGTCATAATTTGACCTGCTTCCGCCTATTGCATCAATCTTATTCTTAATAAACTCTGAACCTGCCAGAATATTAAGGCTGTGAACTTCGTTAAGTGTTTTTACATAATTAAGAGTGTTAGACCATGTAAAGGTTACATCCTGACCTCTGTTTTCATTTAGGCTGTTTGGCCTGTTATTTCTGCCTAATCCGTAGTAAACATTACTAGGGTCTGCTATGTTAGGGTCTCCATAATTTTCAGCAAAGTTTTTATTGTGAGAGAATCTGATATCCGCTCCAAGGTTACTCCTGAATTTTAATGATTTGTCTCCTAAAAGAGCATATTCGGCAAATACATTTCCAAATGTTTGGTATGTATTTCTCTTATCATCAGTAAAATGTACAATAGCAAGAGGGTTTGATGAATATTCGTATATCTTACTCCATCCGTCGTTAGGCCCCGTATAAAAAGGAAGATCTGTATAAGGATCTCTTACTGAGTATGTAGGGTCGTTTACGTCTTTATATACAGATAATACAGGAGGTCTTATTAAAGCATGGCGTATAACTCCCGGCGCATCTCCGCTTGAAGAGAGTTTATCCTGAGACTGAAAGCTAAGCTGTACATTAGCACCTACAGTAAACCTGTCTGTAATGTCTGCATTAATATTCGTTCTCAGGTTTACCCTTCTGTAAGTATCATTATTTTCGGTAACTATACCGTTTATTCCATAGTATCCTCCCGAAATCAGGTATCTAACCTTATCAGAAGCACCGCTGGCAGAAAGTTGAAGATTGTTTGATACACCGGTAGTAAATAATTCATCAAGCCAGTCTGTATCAGCTAAATCTGTTCTTGTTCTTTGGTCAAAAGCATATGGGCTTTCTGCTGAAGGATCATTACCTATTGTATTGTGCCAAGCTCTATCTTTTACGGTAAGATATTGGTCGGCATTTAAAAGATCAGGTAAGTTTGTAGCATTGTGGATTCCTGTAAAGACATCCACATCAAAACTCGATATGCCTTTTGCTCCCTGCTTCGTGGTAATTACTACCACACCACCTGCTGCCCTGGAACCATATATGGCTGCCGAAGCTGCATCTTTTAAAACTGTCATAGACTTTACATCTCCCTGATTAAGGAAAGATATATCACGTGTAGGTACACCGTCTACTACATACAGTACATCATTATTACCCAGTGTGCCTTCTCCTCGTATTCTTAATTTTATTCCGTCTCCGGGAGCGCCCGTATTTGCAGCAACAAATACACCGGCAACCTGCCCCTGTAATGCCTGTGCTACATCAGGTATCCTGGTTTTGGAAAGGTTATCCATGTCTACCTGAGCAACAGCGCCGGATATGGAGTTTTTCTTTTGTCCCACATAACCGGTTACTACTACTTCATTTAGGTTTACTGTATCTTCCTGCATTACCACATTAATGATTCCGCTTCCGTCATTAGCAATCTCCTGTGTGGCATAGCCTACAAAACTAAATACTAATACTGCATCTGCCGGAACATCCATTAAAACATACTCACCATCCATATTAGTTGATGTAGTTACAGATGTACCTTTTATTAATACATTGACAGATGGTAAAGGACCTGTTTTATCTGAAACAGTACCCTGAACAGTTTGTGCAAAAATTACACTACCTGATAACATTGCCCACATAAGGAGCAAATTGTAAATAATTTTCCTACTCATATGAAAAATGTAAAATGTTAATAATTAGTAAATTTTTTTCCATGTTCGTAATTTTAGGTTAGTTAAATTATGATATTGATTTTTTTTGGGTTACGAAAACGTTGTAAATGTAATTATGAGACATAAAAAATAGTGTACACTATTTCTTCAAAAGTGTACACTATCTGTAAAATGTTGATTTTTAAACTATTCTAAAATGCCGCAGCCTTGTTTTTAAATTGCAGCTGATACTTTTTAGGAGTAGTTTTATATATCTTTTTAAACTCCCTGTAGAAATAAGAACGATTATTAAAGCCCGATTTATAACACACTTCTGATACCGTTAATATATTTTTGCGGAGAAGCTCTGCAGCATATTTTAGTCGTATGGTCCTTATCAGATCACCCGGTGACAGATTAAAAATTTCTTTTGTCTTTCTGTATAGTTGTGAATTGCTGATACCCATTTCCTTTTCAATAAAAGCACTGTCGAGCTTTTCATTATCTATTTTTTCACGTATCAGGTCTATTACTGTCTTTATAAATGTTTTTTCATCATTATTAATAGGTATTTCAGGCAGGTTGTCTACAAGTGTATCCTGAGCAAAATGCTTTAGAATAAGTTCTTTTTCTTCTAAAAGCTTTTGTATCCTTACCAATAGATGATCAGGATAAAATGGTTTTGGTATATAAGAGTTTGCACCACTTTCAAGACCCTCAATCCGGTGTTCTACAGAGCTTTTTGCTGTAAGCATTATAAAAGGTATATGGCAGGTTCTTACATCTGTTTTAACTGTACGGCAAAACTCAACACCATCCATAACAGGCATCATAACATCACTAATAATGATATCAGGTGTTTCGGTTTCCATAATTTGCAGTGCTTCATTACCATTAAGGGCAAAGATGAGTTCATACTTACTGCCTAAAAGATCTTTAAGATAGGTATGAATTTCTTTTTCATCTTCGGCAATAAGAATTCTCTTTTTATGGTTTTCTGCCTTGTCGATAGCAATAATTTTTTCAGGAATGTTTTCCTGTTCAGGTAATGTTTCCTCAAGAATATCCTTAAGCTGTTGAGAAATAAGAGAAGGGGTAATACCCAAATCTATTTCTGTTTCCCTGAAAAACTCTTTTTCACAAGGAATTATAACGGTAAATACAGTATTCTCATCCGGTATACTGAATACTGTAATTTCACCTCTCAATACGCTTACTAGCCTTTTTACATAGGCGAGTCCTATGCCTGTCCTGAACATTTCGGTATCAGATACCTGATTTGGATCTGACAGGAAGAAACGATCAAATATTGATTCCAGCTTTTCTTTAGGAATGCCCTTACCATTATTAGTGACCACTATTTTTAACTTTTTATCATGATCTTCTATAATGCATTCAAGATTTATTTTACCATTAGCAGGGGTATACTTAAATGCATTTGAAAGTAGGTTAAAAACAATCTTTTCAATCTTTTCTTTATCAAACCATCCTTGCAGAGTATGTGGAATGTTTAGCGTATAGTCAATATTTTTATCAATAGCCCAGTCATCAAACAGTTCAGCAATTTGCTCCATAATATTTACCAGGTCAAATTCTTTTACTTTTACATCGAGATGGTCGTGTTCAGCTTTTCTGAATTCTAAAAGTTGTTGCGTAAGAAAAGAAAGCCTCGAAGCATTTCGCTTAATCATGTTAACAAACTTTTTGTTACGGTCATCAAGATTATTTGTTTCCGATAGTTTTTGAGCAGGACCACTAATAAGTGTAAGAGGTGTTAAAAACTCATGAGCAATGTTGGTGAAAAATGTTAATCTGTTTTCATGTAATTCTTCTTCTTTTTGCCTGAAAAGAATGTTTTGTTTTAAAGACTGTCTCTTTAAATAATAACTTCTGACAAAAAGAATAAAGCAAAGAGCAAGGACAAAATATATAATCAACGCTGTGTTAGACTGCCACCACACCGGCTTTACTTTTATATTTATGGTATGTACAGGCTCTGTCCAAACTCCATCGCTGTTAGACCACTTCATCCAAAGAGAATAATTGCCAGGGGGAACGTTTGTAAACGAAATTAATTTTCGGTTATCAATGGTATTCCATCCCTTATCAAATCCTTCCAATTGGTATGCATACCTGCATTTTTCATTGTTTATATAAGTAAGTGCTGTAAGATGTATATCAAAAAAGTTTTGATTGTGTTTTAAGGTTATAGAAGGAGGTGTATTGGTATCAGAAGATACTAATAATCCCTGATAATAAGGAACAGACTGGTTATGACCGCTTATTTTATCTATAAACAAATCAGGTAAATCGGCAGATTGGGTAATGTTTTTAGGAAGGAAATAATTAAAGCCTTTTATACCGCCCATAAATATATAACCTGATTCACTATCACGATAAAAGGCCCCGTCTGCAAATTCATTATTCTGTAATCCGTCATTTTTCACATAATTGGTAAACTTGTCCTCACTTATATTAAAATTTGACAGGCCAAAGTTTGTGCTTATCCACAGGCTTGAATTTTCATCAGGTATAATACCGTGCACTGTGTTGTTGGGAAGTCCTTTGTTTACAGTATAGTGTGTAAAAAATGCTTTGTTGCTATTAGTTAAGCTGTCTAACCTATTAAGCCCGTAGCTGGTTCCAATCCATAAAGTTTTTTTTGCATCAACAGCTAAACATAAAATGTCATTGCTTGACAGGCCTTTATTGTCATTAGGATTATTCTTAAATGAAGTAAAGCTTTCGGTTGTTTTGTCAAAAAGATTAAGTCCGCCCAAACGCGTTCCTATCCATAGTTTGTTATCATCTTTTGGAACAATAGAAAATATAATATTGCTGCTTAAAGTATTAGGTTGTGCATTGCTGGCAATATATTTTTTGTGATCAGTAATTTTAAGTTTTTTGCCGTCACGTTCCATTTTTAGCTTAATCATGCCGTAGCCGTTAGTACCCAGCCAGATATTGTTATTCAAATCCTGGTATATGGCATATACTGATTTAAAATAGCCACATTTGTCGCTACCTGCGATATCTTTCCAATATACCACTTTAGATTCTTTTTCATCATAAACGCTTATTCCATTATCATCAGTCCCTATAAGTATAAGGTTGTCCTTGGCTTTAGAAATAGCATAAACAGCATTGTTTATCATGCTGTTATTTTCATTAAAGTAAGTGTAGGATAAAGGTGTTTTAGTAATAGGGTACAGGTCGCTTTGAATATGAAAAAGCCCTTTACCTTTTGTACCTATCCAGATAGATTTATCTTCAGATTTAAGAAAAGTTCTTACTATTCCGCCATCTATCTCAGGTATATATGCTTTAGAAATATTATTAAATGATTTTTCCTTTAATGCTATTTTCAGGATTCCGTCTCCATCGGTTCCTATCCACAATAAGCCTTCTGTCCCATTAGTAATTGAAGTAATCTTATATTTGGATAAGAGTGCTACCCATTTAGTATTTTTTTTGTTGCCGGAAAAATCAGTTACAAGATATTCTGATTTTTCGGAGAATATAATTTCTTTGTCAGTATGCCCTATAATATTTTCTATTTCTTTACTTACGGGAATTTTATCACCTGATGCTTTTACTATTGTAGTTGCTCCGCTGATAGAAACAATACAAATACTGTTATTAGGTAATGTATTAAATGTTCTAACACCAGAATTGATTTTTAAAGAGTTAGATATTGTTTTGTTCTGGCCCGATTTTTTTATATCAATAGTATACAGGTCATTATCTTCGGTTAATGCTAATAGTTTTTCATTGTTTAAAAACTCTAGCCTAAGTATTGTTTTTCCTTTTAAGGTTGGGATATTTAGATGTTGAAAAATTTTACCGTCAAAATATCCTAACCCCCAGTCTTTTACTGAACAGAATACTTCTTTATCAGGATTAAGTGCTAAATTAAAATGGGATTCGGAGAGGGGAGTGCTGGTGTTTGCAGAAAAGTAATAATGAGAAAATATATCTGTTTTTTTATCATAACAATTTATTCCGTGCATGGTAAGTATCCATATTTTCTCCTGCTTATCTTCAGCAATTTTTAATATAACCTGATTACTTATTGAGTTTTCATTACCCGGTTCAGGCCTGTAAGTCTTAAATGAGTTTCCTTCATAACGGTTCAGGCCATCCCAGGTGCCTATCCATATAAGATTTTGAGAGTCCTGAAAAACGCAGTTGACAGAACTGTTTGATAATCCTGCAGAATTGTCCAGTTCCTCAAGAGTATACTCCTGACTTATTTTTTCGGAGGATGCTTTATATTCTTTACTGTTTTGTGTTGAATCATTTTTTTCCTTTCCGATATTTACGGAATTTGAATTGTTGCAGGAAATAAGCAATAAAGAAAAGCAAAGGCTAATGATTATAGATAAACCTATAGTTGATACAGTTTTTATACAAGTATTAGCTGTTATCAATATCTTCTTAAAAATATTGACAGGTATTAAGATTAAATAGTTAAACATAAGTAATAAACCAGGTCGATTTAAATGTAATAATATTTATTTTATAAATACTCCGGTTGACTACTTAATTCTGGTAAAGGTTTTCAGGGTAAGATTTATAAAATCAGTTTAAACAGTATTAAAGAGAATTCTCCCTTATGAGGATTAATATTGTTAATTAACAATAAATTATTTTCATTTTAAAATTCCGGGTGAAATAAAAAAGAGACAACTCTAAATTTTAAAGAGTTGTCCCTTTTTTGTGGAATCGCCGGAATCGAACCTGTGTTCGAAAACCTTTTATTTATTGATATTTCTTATCTTCAAAAGTGTGTTGCCACGAATTTGCACCAAATTGAGCAAAGGATGCTATTAATGAAGGTAAAATTATAAAAATATTTTTTACAATTTAATTGCCGATGCAGAAATTAGCAATATAGCGTTTATGGCTGTATAAAATTTGAAGTACAATAGAGGAACAATTTTAATCTATGCTAAAAAGCTTGATGAGAAACAACTGGTTAATCAGTTGTATATAGTACTGCGAAAATATTACGTGCAAAAAAATGAATATTCAAATGCAGCTACAGTTTATTTAAAAGCCCAAAACTATTTTGAGCAAAAAAATGATATTGAAAACCTCAGTGCTCTTTATAATGAGATGGGGGATTTTTTATTTTGAAACCGGAGACTTACAAAATTCCATTAATTATTTTGATAAAACCTATTCTATATATAATCAAAGAGGAAATGTAAGGGGTAAAGGGCTTTATTATGCCAATGTAGGTAACATATATATGATAACCGAAGATTACTCAAAAGCTTTGGAATATCAGGAACGTGCTTTAAAGAATTTTGAAAAAATTAAAGATTCTGTCAGCATGGCAAGTTGTATGATCAATATAAGTAATATTGAAACAAATCTAAAAAACTATTAGAAAGCTTCAGTAGTGCTTAATGAAGCACTGAATATAGCGGAAAAAGGGGATAACAACAGATTAAAGGAGAGGATTTTACTGAATTATTCAATTATTTATGCTTCAAAGGGAGATTTAGTAAGAGCATCTGATTATGTTAACAGGGATATAGCTTATGCGAAAGAATCGGACTATCCAAGGGGCATTATGGATGGGTATGGACAATTAACGTTAATTTTAGATAAAAAAGGAGAGTTTAAAAAATCAGCTGCTTACCTAAAATGTTAACAGCATACTGTATTATACGTTACTAATTAGAGCAATACGACTGGTTTTATCGATGAAATGCTAATGATAAATTAATTGTAATAGTAATACAGATTTATTGTCAATTACTTTTAAAATTATATGATTTTTTATCAAAGATCTAAAAACGTAGACAGTATTTCCTAAAGCAAAAAGTATATATGTTTTTTAACAATAATTTAACTATATTGCAGAAGTCTTAGTGATAAATATACCAATACTGACTTTTTTTTAAATAATGTTTGTAAAAAAAATAATACTGTTATGCTTTACACTGCTTCCATTTGTGAATTTTGCGCAAAATATAAAACATCTGTCAGTTAGGGATGGTTTACCTCAATCATTTGTTTCAGGTATAGTTGAAGATAATGACGGCTTTATTTGGGTTAGTACTCATAATGGGCTAACAAGATATGACGGGCATCAGTTTAAGATCTTTCAAAACAGACCCGACGATATAACATCCATTTCATCAAATTTTATAACACAGTCTATAAAAGACAGGCATAATAATTTATGGTTACGCTATGATAGTGGCTCTATAGATGTATTTAATATGGCGAGCCATAAGGTAAACCATATTATTACAAACGATTTTCTTAACCAAAATAATCTGGTTGTATACAGGAGGGGATGGCAGGTAGCATCTGACTGTTCTTTTTGGTTTATAAGCAAGGACGAAACAGTATATAACTTTATCCTGCCCAAAAAAGGACAGGAATATATAAAACCGTCTTTATATAAGTTTAACGGTTCTACCGTACTAACAGTAATGGAAGACAGTAAAAAAAATATATGGGTATTGACCACAAAAGGTCTAAACAGGTTTAGTGCTCAACAAAAAAAGTTTGAACTTTTTGAAGTTCCTTATAAAACCAGTTATGATAATAATTTTGATTTTGGTGAAGAGATTCCTTTGCTAACAGAAAGAAAGAATGGGGAACTGATTTGGATGGATAAAAACCATTTATATTTTTTTAATCCTTCGGCCAAAACATACAGAAAAGCGGATTTCCCGGAAGAAGCCCATTTTAATGGTAAGTTATTGGCAACTGCCCCTGATGGAAAAGTATATTTTCAGGTAAACAAAACAATTTACAGTTATGATGACAAGCAGGGGATTGAAAAAAAGACTGATATTAATATAAATAACGAGAGGGATACACAGGCATTGCTTGTAGACGGAGCCGGTCTTATATGGCTTGGAGCTAATACAGACGGTGTGTATCAAATTGATATTAAAGACAATTTTGAAGTATTTAGATATAAAAAGGATTTTGCGGTAGACCTTTTTGAAAAGGAATTAGGGATTTCGGTATATAACTTTTTTAATATCAGTGCTACAGACAGAGGCCTTTTATCCCCTTCATACTATCTCCGTTCTTTACATGATACTGAGAGAGGAATTACTTGGGTTGCCATGAACAGGACCGTAGCCTATTTTGATGATTCGTATAAAAAAATAAAGAAGCTTCCGGAATTGCCCGCGGTATCATATAAGGAATTTGTTCCTATAAAAGGTATCTCATTATCAGAAGACAATAAGCTTATAGTTATTGATCAGGATAATACAATTTACAGGTATGATGAAGGACAATCTGCTTGGGAAAAAATATTTAACAGTAACAAGGTAAAAGAAGCGTTGGGTTTTAAAGTTAATCCGAGCGGAATTTTAGCCGATGACAATAAGATTTGGATAACATCTGAATATAATGGTTTACTATGTATCGATTTAAAAAACGGAAAGCTAGAGCATATTGCAAAGGATGCTGCTAAAACATTACCGGTAAATAAATTATACGGTATAGTACCAGACAAGAAATGTAAGAATATTTTTTGGATAGCTTCTACTCAGGGACTATTACGTTTTGACAGGTATAATTTTGAAACGACGTTATATTCAGTAGATGAAGGTTTGCCGGACAATATGATTTATTCCATTTTAATGGATAAGGAAGGCTATTTATGGTTAGGTACTAATAAAGGGCTTTGCCGTTTTCACTCTCAAACCTATAAGGTAAGGACGTTTACAGAAGCTCACGGGCTTCCCTGTTATGAGTTTAACAGATACCACCAGTTTTCATTTCCTGATGGTAAAATTGCTTTTGGAGGAGTGAATAGCGGAGTATTGTTTGACCCTGTTTCTATAGATGATGATAACTTTAACCCAAATACTGTTATTACATGTATAAAGATCAATAATGAATTGTTTAAAGGAGGAAGTTCAGAAGCTGAAAATACTATTAAGCTTATTAGGCTGCCTTACGATCAAAATACCCTGCAAATAGAATATGCGGCTATGGAATTTAATCAACCGCAGGATATACTTTACAGATACAGGTTAAAAGGATATGATAATGACTGGATTTTAGCAGGAAACAAAAGGGAAGCCATTTATA
Proteins encoded:
- a CDS encoding SusC/RagA family TonB-linked outer membrane protein translates to MSRKIIYNLLLMWAMLSGSVIFAQTVQGTVSDKTGPLPSVNVLIKGTSVTTSTNMDGEYVLMDVPADAVLVFSFVGYATQEIANDGSGIINVVMQEDTVNLNEVVVTGYVGQKKNSISGAVAQVDMDNLSKTRIPDVAQALQGQVAGVFVAANTGAPGDGIKLRIRGEGTLGNNDVLYVVDGVPTRDISFLNQGDVKSMTVLKDAASAAIYGSRAAGGVVVITTKQGAKGISSFDVDVFTGIHNATNLPDLLNADQYLTVKDRAWHNTIGNDPSAESPYAFDQRTRTDLADTDWLDELFTTGVSNNLQLSASGASDKVRYLISGGYYGINGIVTENNDTYRRVNLRTNINADITDRFTVGANVQLSFQSQDKLSSSGDAPGVIRHALIRPPVLSVYKDVNDPTYSVRDPYTDLPFYTGPNDGWSKIYEYSSNPLAIVHFTDDKRNTYQTFGNVFAEYALLGDKSLKFRSNLGADIRFSHNKNFAENYGDPNIADPSNVYYGLGRNNRPNSLNENRGQDVTFTWSNTLNYVKTLNEVHSLNILAGSEFIKNKIDAIGGSRSNYDNTTDPFRYLDYGGLGSDNTPYPYSSGSASQWSLLSFFGSGTYGYDNKYFATATLRADASSRFGPNNKWGYFPSFSANWIISKEEFMQNISWLSYTKLRASWGQAGNQEIPNNAYETLVSTTGGVVNIVRYGNPDLKWETTTQTNVGIDFGFLNDKLSFSVDYFNKTTDDILLSVGLPAVSVGVIGRTYVNAGQVENKGFEFSLGYKNNDNEFKYGINANLATLDNDVTKLQQYVQNIQDDVTHTRTQVGQPISSYYGYVFDGIYQNQAEVDSYLYSNANGAQPGDMKFRDLNNDGQINADDRTFIGNPIPKVTYGLAFNASYKNFDFSFLFQGVKDVDRYNDMIQILDYDSRPFNSTTDVLNSWNGEGTSNTTPRLTFNNNGGGFVSSKFVEDASYLRLKNIEIGYTLNNTIKGISNLRLYVSGQNLLTFTDYKGLDPESTSLIDKGTYPQSTAVIFGARVKL
- a CDS encoding hybrid sensor histidine kinase/response regulator transcription factor, translated to MLISCNNSNSVNIGKEKNDSTQNSKEYKASSEKISQEYTLEELDNSAGLSNSSVNCVFQDSQNLIWIGTWDGLNRYEGNSFKTYRPEPGNENSISNQVILKIAEDKQEKIWILTMHGINCYDKKTDIFSHYYFSANTSTPLSESHFNLALNPDKEVFCSVKDWGLGYFDGKIFQHLNIPTLKGKTILRLEFLNNEKLLALTEDNDLYTIDIKKSGQNKTISNSLKINSGVRTFNTLPNNSICIVSISGATTIVKASGDKIPVSKEIENIIGHTDKEIIFSEKSEYLVTDFSGNKKNTKWVALLSKYKITSITNGTEGLLWIGTDGDGILKIALKEKSFNNISKAYIPEIDGGIVRTFLKSEDKSIWIGTKGKGLFHIQSDLYPITKTPLSYTYFNENNSMINNAVYAISKAKDNLILIGTDDNGISVYDEKESKVVYWKDIAGSDKCGYFKSVYAIYQDLNNNIWLGTNGYGMIKLKMERDGKKLKITDHKKYIASNAQPNTLSSNIIFSIVPKDDNKLWIGTRLGGLNLFDKTTESFTSFKNNPNDNKGLSSNDILCLAVDAKKTLWIGTSYGLNRLDSLTNSNKAFFTHYTVNKGLPNNTVHGIIPDENSSLWISTNFGLSNFNISEDKFTNYVKNDGLQNNEFADGAFYRDSESGYIFMGGIKGFNYFLPKNITQSADLPDLFIDKISGHNQSVPYYQGLLVSSDTNTPPSITLKHNQNFFDIHLTALTYINNEKCRYAYQLEGFDKGWNTIDNRKLISFTNVPPGNYSLWMKWSNSDGVWTEPVHTINIKVKPVWWQSNTALIIYFVLALCFILFVRSYYLKRQSLKQNILFRQKEEELHENRLTFFTNIAHEFLTPLTLISGPAQKLSETNNLDDRNKKFVNMIKRNASRLSFLTQQLLEFRKAEHDHLDVKVKEFDLVNIMEQIAELFDDWAIDKNIDYTLNIPHTLQGWFDKEKIEKIVFNLLSNAFKYTPANGKINLECIIEDHDKKLKIVVTNNGKGIPKEKLESIFDRFFLSDPNQVSDTEMFRTGIGLAYVKRLVSVLRGEITVFSIPDENTVFTVIIPCEKEFFRETEIDLGITPSLISQQLKDILEETLPEQENIPEKIIAIDKAENHKKRILIAEDEKEIHTYLKDLLGSKYELIFALNGNEALQIMETETPDIIISDVMMPVMDGVEFCRTVKTDVRTCHIPFIMLTAKSSVEHRIEGLESGANSYIPKPFYPDHLLVRIQKLLEEKELILKHFAQDTLVDNLPEIPINNDEKTFIKTVIDLIREKIDNEKLDSAFIEKEMGISNSQLYRKTKEIFNLSPGDLIRTIRLKYAAELLRKNILTVSEVCYKSGFNNRSYFYREFKKIYKTTPKKYQLQFKNKAAAF
- a CDS encoding tetratricopeptide repeat protein is translated as MRWGIFYFETGDLQNSINYFDKTYSIYNQRGNVRGKGLYYANVGNIYMITEDYSKALEYQERALKNFEKIKDSVSMASCMINISNIETNLKNY
- a CDS encoding ATP-binding protein, with product MFVKKIILLCFTLLPFVNFAQNIKHLSVRDGLPQSFVSGIVEDNDGFIWVSTHNGLTRYDGHQFKIFQNRPDDITSISSNFITQSIKDRHNNLWLRYDSGSIDVFNMASHKVNHIITNDFLNQNNLVVYRRGWQVASDCSFWFISKDETVYNFILPKKGQEYIKPSLYKFNGSTVLTVMEDSKKNIWVLTTKGLNRFSAQQKKFELFEVPYKTSYDNNFDFGEEIPLLTERKNGELIWMDKNHLYFFNPSAKTYRKADFPEEAHFNGKLLATAPDGKVYFQVNKTIYSYDDKQGIEKKTDININNERDTQALLVDGAGLIWLGANTDGVYQIDIKDNFEVFRYKKDFAVDLFEKELGISVYNFFNISATDRGLLSPSYYLRSLHDTERGITWVAMNRTVAYFDDSYKKIKKLPELPAVSYKEFVPIKGISLSEDNKLIVIDQDNTIYRYDEGQSAWEKIFNSNKVKEALGFKVNPSGILADDNKIWITSEYNGLLCIDLKNGKLEHIAKDAAKTLPVNKLYGIVPDKKCKNIFWIASTQGLLRFDRYNFETTLYSVDEGLPDNMIYSILMDKEGYLWLGTNKGLCRFHSQTYKVRTFTEAHGLPCYEFNRYHQFSFPDGKIAFGGVNSGVLFDPVSIDDDNFNPNTVITCIKINNELFKGGSSEAENTIKLIRLPYDQNTLQIEYAAMEFNQPQDILYRYRLKGYDNDWILAGNKREAIYTKVPPGNYQFEVNATNSTGKWSTIIKTIEIKISPPWWKTWWAFTLYIIAAIIVSILFINYSIQQGLIKNEILLKQKEAQQLREMDEVKSRFFSNITHELRTPITLIMGPAEQLKTLDSKEQQGHLLSIISKNAGSLLNLTNQLLDIAKLEAGALKPYKLWGDVVAAVKQVIVMFSEEASTKNNEIIFEGPETAEYFFAPDILERILYNLLSNALKYSYLGGKVFVRFSESEKGIVLEVQDTGRGIPHDEQSNIFKRFYHIDGKSKEVGTGIGLSLVKELIDLEGGTIDVKSDNTKNNHGTTFTVLLPYRKAVETIDNNPPQVQVNEKDDDSGLSDSKPLILLVEDNRELANFIEGSLNPYYTIYRAQNGKEGLELALSIMPDLILSDVLMEGMDGFEMCKHLKSDINTDHIPVIMLTAKVDMGSKLEGLSYGADDYLTKPFNVTELLLRIENRLELLKKQRKFIYRKLKLLPDEVEQNVSVTEDPFLNKMYAVIDTRLDDETFSMDELASALNISRSSLHRKIKSLTNMSTTEIVKIYRLKKAVSLLHENYTISEVAYKTGFGSPSYFSKSFKEVYSLTPTEYIQKKDSLRQ